A single window of Botrytis cinerea B05.10 chromosome 15, complete sequence DNA harbors:
- the Bcarh1 gene encoding Bcarh1 → MNRIASPWVRTRCANSSQQRIRLITRSRAFANTTSKHTEKPRAHDGRPFRMAVIGSGPAGFYTSYKVMSKIENSVVDMYEHLPVPFGLVRFGVAPDHPEVKNCQDKFNEVAESPNFNFIGNISIGDHAGALPLASLLPHYDAILYAYGASRDRTLNIPGEDNLKGIYSARAFVGWYNGLPEYANLEPDLTQGDEAIVIGQGNVALDVARILLQDPDILRTTDITERAIETLQKSQIRRVRVVGRRGPLQAAFTIKEIRELAKLDSVAFHPIDGSLIPEDISKLPRASKRIMEIIKKGSSASLESAAKSWSLDFCLSPKSFNKSHQSPSQLGGMLFEKTLLSPDPFDPAAKANGTGEMVDLPASLAFRSIGYKSEALPGFSDLDIPFNDSLGIIPNDPLGRVVNDNEGWTTSDSSKHIPGMYCAGWVKRGPTGVIASTMLDAFSTADTIAEDWYAHAAFLNGNAGSSGLGWDGVKSEADKKGCRRVSWEDWQKIDAAERRRGNSNGKEREKFTNVEDMLKVLD, encoded by the exons ATGAACAGGATCGCGAGTCCTTGGGTTCGCACAAGGTGTGCGAACTCTTCACAGCAGCGCATACGTTTGATCACTCGATCAAGAGCGTTTGCAAATACTACCAGCAAACATACTGAGAAGCCCAGAGCTCACGATGGTAGACCATTTAGGATGGCTGTCATTGGGTCAGGACCTGCTGGATTCTACACATCTTACAAGGTCATGTCCAAAATTGAGAATTCAGTCGTGGATATGTATGAGCATCTGCCGGTACCTTTTGGTTTGGTACGATTTGGCGTTGCTCCCGACCATCCTGAGGTGAAG AATTGTCAAGACAAATTCAACGAAGTAGCTGAATCGCCGAACTTTAATTTCATTGGGAATATATCTATAGGAGATCATGCTGGAGCTTTACCTCTTGCTTCGCTATTGCCACATTACGATGCCATATTATATGCCTATGGCGCATCTCGAGATCGCACACTTAATATCCCGGGAGAAGACAATTTAAAGGGCATATATTCGGCGCGGGCATTTGTTGGATGGTATAATGGATTGCCGGAATATGCAAATCTTGAACCAGATCTCACACAGGGCGATGAAGCAATAGTCATCGGGCAAGGCAATGTAGCCTTAGATGTCGCAAGGATCCTCTTGCAGGACCCCGATATACTGCGAACTACCGACATCACGGAGAGAGCTATTGAGACTTTGCAGAAAAGTCAAATCAGAAGAGTGAGGGTAGTGGGGAGAAGAGGTCCTCTGCAG GCTGCATTCACAATCAAAGAAATTCGTGAGCTGGCGAAATTAGATTCCGTGGCTTTTCATCCTATTGATGGATCGTTAATCCCAGAGGACATATCGAAATTACCTCGAGCTTCGAAGAGAATTATGGAGATCATCAAAAAGGGTTCAAGTGCTTCTTTGGAGTCGGCAGCTAAATCATGGTCACTTGACTTTTGCCTCTCACCTAAATCGTTTAATAAAAGTCATCAATCTCCCTCCCAATTAGGTGGTATGTTATTCGAAAAAACTTTACTGAGTCCAGACCCCTTTGATCCTGCAGCCAAGGCAAATGGTACTGGTGAAATGGTTGATCTTCCAGCATCTCTAGCCTTTCGATCCATTGGATATAAGTCAGAAGCGTTGCCAGGATTTTCGGATCTGGATATACCATTTAATGATAGCCTGGGCATCATACCAAATGATCCATTAGGTCGTGTAGTCAATGATAACGAAGGATGGACAACTTCGGATTCGTCCAAGCATATCCCAGGAATGTACTGTGCTGGGTGGGTTAAACGGGGACCGACAGGTGTAATTGCAAGTACCATGCTGGATGCTTTCTCAACTGCAGATACGATAGCTGAAGACTGGTATGCGCATGCAGCATTTCTCAATGGTAATGCTGGAAGTTCTGGCcttggatgggatggagtaAAATCCGAGGCCGACAAGAAAGGTTGCCGAAGGGTCAGTTGGGAAGACTGGCAGAAGATTGACGCAGCCGAACGAAGGAGAGGTAACAGTAATGGGAAGGAGCGAGAAAAGTTTACAAATGTGGAAGACATGCTCAAGGTCTTAGATTAA
- the Bcaim45 gene encoding Bcaim45 — translation MLSRAGHSILRQARTQLRTQAGPTPVASLSALARLLSSLAVLEQREGKLNHGSLGAVTAAQKLGGSITAFIAGSNIKSVAEEAAKVAGIEKIIAVDNSAYDKGLPENYAPLLVENIKKGGFTHIIAGHTAFGKNLMPRVAALLDVQQVSDITGIENENTFVRPIYAGNAIATVESSDEIKIITIRGTAFAAAAAEGGSASIEEGVDPKIESQTEWVSEDLAKSDRPDLATAGKVVSGGRGLKSKEEFDRVMLPLADALGAAIGASRAAVDSGYADNSLQVGQTGKVVAPQLYLCAGISGAIQHLAGMKDSKVIAAINKDADAPIFQVADVGLVGDLFDKVPELTEKLKK, via the exons ATGCTTTCACGAGCCGGCCACTCTATTTTACGCCAAGCGCGTACTCAATTGCGAACACAAGCTGGCCCTACACCAGTAGCTTCTCTCTCGGCACTCGCAAGACTATTATCATCACTTGCCGTCCTGGAACAAAGGGAAGGCAAACTTAACCATGGATCACTTGGAGCAGTCACCGCAGCACAAAAGCTAGGAGGATCAATAACGGCGTTTATCGCGGGAAGCAACATAAAATCTGTAGCCGAAGAAGCAGCTAAAGTTGCAGGAATCGAAAAGATCATTGCTGTAGACAATTCTGCATATGACAAG GGCTTGCCAGAAAACTATGCTCCTTTACTGgtagaaaatattaagaagGGTGGCTTTACACACATCATTGCCGGACACACAGCTTTTGGAAAGAACCTAATGCCCCGCGTTGCCGCATTACTCGATGTTCAACAAGTATCAGACATCAcaggaattgaaaatgagaatacATTCGTCAGACCAATATATGCTGGTAATGCAATTGCCACAGTCGAATCTTCAgacgaaatcaaaatcattacCATCAGAGGAACTGCTTTTGCCGCAGCAGCGGCGGAGGGTGGCTCAGCATCAATTGAGGAAGGTGTAGATCCTAAGATTGAATCGCAGACCGAATGGGTATCGGAAGATCTCGCAAAATCAGATAGACCAGACCTCGCCACTGCGGGCAAAGTCGTATCCGGCGGCCGAGGCTTAAAATCAAAGGAGGAGTTTGACAGAGTAATGCTGCCTTTGGCAGATGCTTTGGGGGCAGCCATTGGAGCGTCAAGAGCAGCTGTAGACAGTGGATACGCCGACAACAGTTTACAAGTCGGCCAAACAGGAAAAGTTGTAGCACCACAGTTATACTTGTGTGCAGGTATCTCTGGTGCTATTCAACATCTGGCAGGAATGAAGGATAGTAAGGTCATTGCAGCAATCAACAAAGACGCTGATGCCCCGATTTTCCAAGTCGCCGATGTTGGCCTGGTTGGTGATCTGTTCGACAAGGTTCCAGAACTCACcgagaagttgaagaaataa